The genomic stretch TTGCAAATACGCGGGTGCAACAGCCAGATCCCTTGGTGACAGGCACCTTTCCAAGACGAGGATGTCGAAATGAAAATGATCATCGCAGCCATCAAACCCTTCAAACTGGAGGACGTCCGCGAAGCACTGACAGGTATCGGCGTTTCCGGGTTGATGGTTTCCGAAGTCAAAGGCTTTGGCGCCCAGGCTGGCCATACCGAAATCTACCGCGGCGCCGAGTACGAAGTGAACTTTGTCCCCAAGCTGAAGCTGGAAATCGTGGTCTCTGCCGGCCTCGCGGAGCAAGTGGTTGAAACCATCGCCAATACCGCCCGCACCGGCAAGATCGGTGATGGCAAGATCTTTGTAATCGACGTGGAGCATGCCCTGCGGGTGCGCACCGGCGAAACCAATCAAGACGCGCTTTAAGCGCCGCATTTGGAGGAAAACTGATGCGTAAATTCTCTCTCTCTTTGTCGGCCCTGGCGCTGACCACTCTGCCGGGCCTGGCCCTGGCGGATGAGGCTGCTGCCGCAGCCCCCGCTGATATCACCCCCTATATCTTTACCACGCTGCTGTTCCTGATTGGTGGCTTTATGGTGTTCTGGATGGCTGCTGGTTTTGCCATGCTCGAAGCCGGTCTGGTACGCTCCAAGAACGTAACCATGCAGCTAACCAAGAACATCGCGCTGTTCTCGATTGCCGCCATTATGTACTGGCTGGTTGGCTTTAACCTGATGTACCCCGGCGACGCCTGGTCGATTGGCGGCATCCTTGGTGCCTTCTCGCCCACCGCGTTGGAAGCTGTTGGTCTGGACGCAGCGGATGCCTCCCTGGACTATGCCTCGGTTGGCTCTGATTTCTTCTTCCAGCTGATGTTCTGCGCCACCACGGCCTCGATTGTTTCGGGCACCCTGGCGGAGCGTATCAAACTCTGGCCCTTCCTGATCTTTGTGGCTGTGCTGACCGGTATCATCTACCCCATCGGCGCATCCTGGCAGTGGGGCGGCGGCTTCCTCTCGGAAATGGGTTTCTCTGACTTTGCCGGCTCGACCGTGGTGCACGCAGCAGGTGGCTTTGCAGCCCTGGCAGGCGCTCTGATCCTCGGCCCACGTATCGGTAAATACAAAGGCGACAAAACCATCCCGATGCCTGGTTCCAACCTGGCGCTGGCAACCTTGGGTACCTTTATCCTGTGGCTCGGCTGGTTTGGTTTCAACGGTGGCTCGCAGCTGGCGATGGGCACCGTGGGCGATATCACTGACATCTCCCGCATCTTTGCCAACACCAATATGGCTGCTGCGTCTGGTGCCGTCACCGCGCTGATCCTGACCCAGGTCATGTTCAAAAAGCCCGACCTCACCATGACCCTGAACGGCGCCCTGGCTGGTCTGGTCTCCATCACTGCCGGCCCGCTTGACCCAACTCTGTTTGGCGCTCTGTGGATTGGTGCTGTTGGCGGTGTGATCGTGGTCTTTGTTGTACCGATGCTGGACAAGCTGAAAATCGATGACGTTGTTGGTGCCATCCCGGTGCACCTGGTTGCCGGTCTCTGGGGTACCTTTGCGGTTCCCTTCTACACCGCCGACACTTCCTTCGTGACCCAGATCACCGGCTTTGTTGCCATCGGTGCCTTCACCTTCATCGTCTCCGGCATTGTCTGGCTGATCCTGAAGTCCACCATGGGCATCCGCGTCAGCGAAGAAGACGAGATCAACGGGCTCGACATGGCAGAGCTGGGTATGGAAGCCTACCCTGAGTTCAAAGCAGGCTAACGCCCAAAGACCTATGAGCAGAACACAGAAAACGCGGCCCCCTGGGGTCGCGTTTTTTCGTTTGGCCCCTCCACGGGCGCTTTTCGGGCCGGGCCTGCTTTGCAGACACAAAAACGCGCCCCAGGGGGCGCGCTTTGTACTTTCAAAACCTGGCTGAATGGGCTTCAGACGCCGGCGTCAATGATCGCTTTTGCCAGGACAGGAATAGTGGCCGTGTTCAGACCCGCAATGTTCATGCGGCTGTCGCTGACCATGTAGATACCGTTATCGAGACGCATTTTCTCAACCAGTTCCGGAGAGGTTCCCAGCAGCGAGAACATGCCCCGGTGCTGCGCCAGAAAGCCAAAGCGGTCAGAGCCGGACAGGCGCTGCAGCTCATTCGCCAGATCCGTACGCAGTCCCAGCATGCCCAGACGCACATCTTCCAACTCTGCCATCCAATCCGCGCGCAGCGCATCATCGTTGAGGATCATGGTCACCAGACGGGCGCCGTGGTCCGGCGGGAAGGAATAGTTCTGCCGGTTGAGAAAGGCCAGGGTGCCCTGATTAACCACCTGCAGCCCCTTGTCCTGCGCCACCGCCATCAACAGGCCGGTGCGTTCGCGGTAGATGCCAAAGTTCTTGGAACAGCTGGCGGCAATCAGCACCTCTGGGCAGCCAGCAGCCACCAGACGCACACCCAGCGCGTCTTCTTCCAGACCGTCGCCAAAGCCCTGATAGGCAATGTCGATCATCGGGATCAGGCCGCGCTCATTCATCAGTGCGATGACGTCTTGCCACTGTGTCTCGTTGAGATTGGCGCCGGTTGGGTTGTGACAGCAGCCGTGCAGCAGCACCACATCGCCCTTGGCGGCCAGTTTCAGATCCTCGATCATGCCGTCAAAGTTCACGCCACGGGTTTCGCGGTCAAAATAGCGGTAGGTGACAGTTTCAATGCCAACATACTGCAGAATAGACACATGGTTCGGCCAGGTCGGATCGGAAACATGCACCTTGGCCGATGGATTGGCCATTTTGATCATCTCAAAGGCCTGACGCACCGCGCCAGTGCCGCCGGGAGTGGCGGCTGCGGCGATGTTTTCCCGCGCCACGGCATCGCCGAGGATCAGTTTGATCATCGCATCGCCATAGGCTGGGTCCCCTGCCAAGCCAACGTAGGATTTGCTGGTCTGCTCTTCCCAGAGCTTATGCTCGGCAGCCTTGATGGCACGCATCACCGGCGTCAGGCCTTCGGCGTTTTTGTACACGCCGACGCCCAGGTCGATTTTGTTATCGCGCGGATCTTCGCGGAACATTTGCATCAGAGCCAGGATTTTGTCAGCTGGCTGTGGCTTCAGAGTTTCGAACATCAGGTCTCTCCGGTTGCAACGGCAAGGGTCGGGAAGGCACCCCATTCCGACCAGGATCCGTCATATAGCGCATGATCGGTCTTGCCGATCCGCTCCAGGCCCAGGCTCAGCACCGCAGCGGTGACGCCCGACCCACAGGTGGTAATGGCGGGTTTGTTCAGATCAACGCCAGCGGCCTCAAAAACCGAGCGCAGCTCTTCTGGTTCCTTGAGGGTGCCGTCCGCCTGAAGCAAATCTGTGTAAGGCGTGTTCTTTGAGCCCGGAATATGGCCGCTACGCAGCCCTTCACGGGGTTCAGGCACCTCGCCGCGAAAACGCGCAGCAGCGCGGGCGTCGATGATCTCATAGTCGCCCAGCTTGGCGGCGGAAGACACCTGTGTCACATCGCGTACCAAATGGTTCTGCACCCGCACGGTCATATGGCGATCACGAATCACCGGTGGCAGATCTTCAGTCTCGCGACCCTCGGCCAGCCATTTGGGCAGGCCGCCGTCCAGTACTGCGATATTGCTCTGCCCCATCAGGCGGAACAACCACCAGACCCGAGCGGCCGATTTCAGACCGGCGCCGTCGTAGACAACAACTTGGTGGCCGTCTCCCACGCCCATGCTGCGCAGGCGGGACATAAATTTCTCAACCGGAGGCACCATATGCGGCAGTTCTGAACGATGGTCAGAAATGTCATCAATATCAAAGAACCGTGCGTTGGGGATGTGCCCGGCGTCATATTCCGCCTTAGCATCACGCTCTTCCTGCGGCAGGTACCAAGATCCGTCCAGCACCCGCAGGTCCGGATCTTTCAGGTGAGCGGCCAGCCACTCGGTGGATACAAGAGTTTTTGGATCGTCGCGCATCAAAGCCTCCCTGAAGATGTGTCAATGCCTACTATTGGCATGACACAGGTGCAAGGGAAGGCTGCAATTATGCGCAAGGCGGCTCAAAGTTGTCAGTAAGATGCCGGGATCAAGGGGGAGCCACTCGCCTCGCTGACAAGCCAGGCGTTTCAAGGTCGTATTAGGGTAAGTGTCGCATCTAACCCGGCAACCGCGCCACAGGCAGGATCAGCCGTGATCCTTCATCAGGCGGCTCTTCTGACGTGACCAGTCACGCTTGGCCTCGGCTTCGCGCTTGTCATGGGCCTTTTTACCCTTGGCGATGCCGATCTTCAGCTTGGCGCGGCCCTTGTGATTGAAATACATCACGATAGGCACAAGCGTCATCCCCTTGCGCTGGGTCGCGTTCCACATATCCGACAGCTGCTTGCGCGAGACCAGCAGCTTGCGGCGGCGACGTTCCACATGTTTGAACATCTTGGCCTGCGAATAGGGCGGAATATAAGAATTCACCAGCCACAGCTCGCCATCCTCCACCGCCGCATAGCTTTCGGCGATATTTGTGCCGCCTTCGCGCAGGGCCTTCACTTCGGAGCCTTCAAGCACAACACCGCATTCCACGTCATCCTCGATGGCGTAGTCAAACCGCGCACGGCGGTTTTCGGCGATCACTTTGTAGTTCGGGTCTGATTTCGTCTGAGCCATGACTGGCAGATGTAAGCGCCCAGGCGAGTGGACGCAAGATGCCTCTATCGCCTGGAGCTGCGGATCAGGGTGAAGAAACCACTCGCGACGATCACTGCGCTGCCCAACAAGGTCCAGCTGTCTGGACGCTCGCCAAAGACCAGAATGCCCAGCGCCATGGCAAAGACCAGCCGGGTATAGCGAAACGGCGCCACAACCGAGATTTCCCCATGGCGCATCGCGCCGGTTAGCGCGTTATAGGCAATGACGCCAATACCGGTGGTAAGCCCCAGATACAGCCAGGCCCGACCACTGGGCCATACGGCGCCGCCGCTCCAGGCCAGCGCCATGATCCCGGCAATGACCAGCATGGCAAAGCCAAATAGTCCCAGTTGCAGGTTGGTCATGGAATTGGGGGCCGCGCGGGTGGCAAGGTCGCGCCCGGCAAAACCCAGTGTGCCGATCACCGCAAAAAGCGAATAGATCTCAAACCCGCTAGCGCCCGGGCGCAGGATCATCAGCACTCCCACAAAGCCAAGCGTAATGGCCAACCAGCGCCGCCAGCCAACCTTTTCGCCAAAAAACACCACCGCGCCCCCTGCCACCACCAGCGGGGTGGCCTGCAAAATCGCCGAAGCCGAGGACAGTGGCGTCAAGGCGATAGCCAGGGTAAAACAGAGCCGCCCGGTGACCTCTGCAAGCGATCGCACCACCAAAGGGCGCGTGCAAAACCCCGGATGCCACAGGCGCTGCCCCTGCGCACGCGCCACCGCAGCAAAAACCGCCATACCGCCAAGACCAAAGAGCACAAGGATCTGCCCAACCGGCAGTTCCTGCGCCACGCGTTTGATAAACATGTCTTCCAAAGCAAAGGCTGCCATAGCCAGAACCATCAGAAAACTGCCGCGCAGAGTCTCCATGCTCTTTTCCCTTCCAGCCATATACTTGCCCCCTATCAGACCACTGTCAGGCCTGGTCCGCATTTCCAACGTGACGGGGATAGTGATGCATGTTCAAAAACACCGCCCCCTCCGCGCCGCCACGATATCCATGGGGCTGATCCGCCCTGAATCGAACCCCCTCTCCGACGCCAACGGGCTGCCAGACATCGTCGCGCAACACCTCCATCGTGCCCGCCAGCACAAAAACCTCTTCTATCACCCCATTCTCATGCGGCTGCGAGACATGGGACTGGCCTGGTGTCAGACTGATTTGAAAGGTTTCGCCGCCAAGCACGGGGTCAAAGGGAAAGATGATTTTCACCGCAATGCTGCCCGGAAACTGCACGGTTTTATAGGCCACAGCTGGATCAGGTCGACCCGCATCGGGTGTGCCAATCAGCGCCGACAGCGGCAGGTGAAACCCCTTGGCGATTTTCCACAGGGTGGCAATTGTCGGGCTGGATTCGCCCCGCTCAATCTGCCCCAGCATGGCCTTGCTCACCCCCGTCAGATCGGCGGCCTTGGACAGGCTGATCCCGGCCGTATTGCGGAGGTTTCGCAGATTCGCGCCGATAATATCCTCTGTCATGATCTGTGCTCCAAAGAGCCTAAAGCAGGCGATTCAAAAAAAGGGGCTTGTGCGTTATAACGCACAAGGGCAACATGAGCGTTATAACGCACGCCACCCTAGCCCAGCCCCCGCGAGAAGGAAAACCCAAATGCTCTCTCACCTGAAACTCTCGCATCTGGCGGCCGGAGCCATTGCCGTGCTGGTTGGCTATACCAGTTCGGTGGCCATCATTTTCCAGGCGATCGAAGCCGTGGGCGCGACCCAGGCACAGGCAAACAGCTGGCTGGTGGCCCTGGGGCTTGGCATGGGCCTGACCTCTTTGATGCTGTCCCTCTGGTTTCGCATGCCGGTGCTGACGGCCTGGTCGACACCCGGCGCCGCACTGCTGGCTGTGGGATTGAAAGACGTCGCACTTGACCAGGCCGTCGGCGCCTTTTTGTTCTGCGGTTTGCTGCTCACCTTAACCGGGCTGACCGGCTGGTTTGAGCGGCTGGCACGACTGATCCCCGACAGTCTGGCCAATGCTCTGTTGGCTGGGATCTTGTTCAATTTTGGCCTCTCCGCCTTTACCGCCCTCAATGAGGACACCGCGTTACTGGCCATAATGGGCGTGACCTTTCTGGCCGGACGGCTCTGGTTTGCCCGCTACACCATTTTGGCCGTTCTGCTGGTCGGCGGAATTTGGGCAGGCGCCGCAGGCAGCTTTGGCGATTTCACCCAATTGAACACAAGCCTGACCCTGCCCGAAGCCGTCAGCCCCGCCTTTTCTCTGCCGGTATTGATCGGCGTTGGCCTGCCGCTGTATATTGTGACCATGTGCTCGCAAAACATGCCCGGCACCGTCACCCTGCGCGCTGCAGGCTACACACCGCCGGTCTCTGCCACCCTGACCGTGACCGGTATTGCCACCCTAATCCTGGCTCCCTTTGGTGGCTTTGCCTTCAACTTTGCCGCCATCACCGCCGCGATCTGCGCCGGCCCGGAAGCCGATGATGACCCCAAAACCCGCTATCTCGCCAGCGCTGCCGCCGGAGTGATGTACTGCTTGGTTGGCCTGGGCGGCGCCACCGTCATCAGCCTGTTTCTCATCGCTCCGCCAGCGCTGATTGCTGGTGTTGCCGGGCTAGCCCTGCTGGCAACCATCGGCAACAGCCTGTCACAGGCCTTGCACCAAGAGACCGGGCGTGAAGCGGCGCTGATCACCTTTATGACTGCCGTGTCCGGCGTCAGTTTTTTTGGCATCGGCGCCGCCTTCTGGGCCTTGGTCTTTGGATTGCTGGTGAATCACCTCTTTTCACGCAGCACGCCCAAGCCCAGCGCAGCAGCCAAAGCCCCCTGAGAACAGCGCCTTCACCCCCATGGAGCCCGTAATACCCACCTCAAAGGCGGGCTCTTGAGATCAAAAGAACCAAAACCTGCCTCCGGATATTGCGTTTGTTGCGCAAATGATGTGTCTGAGGGCAAAGACAAGGGAAACAGCTCAGATGCCAATGTACCGATCCAGAACCTCCACCCACGGCCGCAATATGGCGGGCGCCCGCGGATTGTGGCGCGCCACCGGCATGCAGGACGATGATTTCGGCAAACCGATCATCGCCATCGTCAACTCTTTCACCCAGTTTGTGCCCGGCCACGTGCACCTCAAAGATCTGGGCCAAATGGTCGCCCGCGAGGTCGAAGCCGCTGGCGGCGTTGCCAAAGAGTTCAACACCATTGCGGTGGATGACGGCATCGCCATGGGGCATGACGGCATGCTCTATTCACTGCCCTCGCGCGAAGTGATCGCCGATAGCGTCGAATACATGGTCAACGCCCATTGCGCCGATGCCATGGTCTGTATCTCCAACTGCGATAAGATCACTCCGGGGATGATGATGGCCGCCATGCGCCTGAACATTCCGGTGATCTTTGTTTCAGGCGGCCCGATGGAGGCCGGCAAGATCGACATCGAATCGCTTGATGCAAAAAAGGTCGATCTGGTCGATGCCATGGTTGCCGCTGCCAGCGACACGCTGACCGACGCCGAAGTACAGCATATCGAGGAAAACGCCTGCCCCACCTGCGGGTCGTGTTCCGGCATGTTCACCGCCAACTCGATGAACTGCCTGGCCGAGGCCCTGGGCCTGGCGCTGCCTGGCAATGGCTCCACCCTGGCGACCCATGCGGACCGCAAACACCTGTTCCTGGAGGCCGGCCGCAAGATCGTCGAGATTACCAAACGCCACTACGAGGGCAACGAGGCAGGCCTGCTGCCCCGTGAGATCGCCACCTTTGAGGCCTTCGAGAATGCCATGAGCCTGGATATCGCCATGGGCGGGTCGACCAATACGGTTTTGCACTTGCTGGCAATCGCCAATGAGGGCGAGATCAAGTTCACCATGGATGACATCGACCGACTCAGCCGTCAGGTGCCCTGCCTGTGCAAGGTCGCACCGAATATCGAAAACGTGCATATGGAAGACGTGCACCGTGCTGGTGGCATCTTCTCGATCCTGGGGGAACTTTCCCGCGCCGGCCTGTTGCATGATGACTGTTCCACCGTGCATTCGGCCTCAATGGGCGAAGCTATCGCCAAATGGGATATCAAGGTCGCCAACAACCCTGAGGCTGAGCAGCTGTTCAAAGCGGCTCCGGGCGGTGTGCGCACCACCCAGGCCTTTTCCACCGAAAACCGTTATAAAGAGGTCGACGTGGACCGTGAAGGCGGTGTCATCCGCTCCAAGGAACATGCCTTTAGCCAGGATGGCGGTCTTGCGGTCCTGTTTGGCAATATCGCCCTGGACGGCTGCATCGTCAAAACCGCCGGTGTGGATGCCTCGATCCTGCAATTCACCGGCTCCGCCTATGTCTGCGAAAGCCAGGATCAGGCCGTCAGCGACATTTTGACTGGCAAGGTCAAGGCCGGTGATGTGGTGGTGATCCGCTATGAGGGTCCGCGGGGCGGTCCGGGGATGCAGGAGATGCTCTACCCGACCTCCTACCTGAAATCCAAAGGCCTGGGCAAAGACTGCGCCCTGCTGACCGATGGTCGTTTCTCCGGCGGCACCTCCGGGTTGTCAATTGGTCATGCCTCGCCTGAGGCCGCAGAAGGCGGCGCCATTGGTCTGGTTGAGATGGGTGACAAGATCGAGATCGACATCCCCAACCGCACCATCCATCTGGCAGTTTCGGATGAGGTTCTGGCAACACGTCGCGCAGCCCAGGACGCCGCAGGCTGGAAGCCCGCCAAACCGCGTAAACGTAAGGTCTCTAAAGCGCTGAAGGCCTATGCAATGCTGGCCACGTCTGCCGCCAAAGGCGCAGTACGCGAGCTGCCGGAAGACTACGACGGCTGATAACCACCACTTTACCATGCCAATGACCCTCTGCATCCTTGATGCGGAGGGTTTTCTTTTGATCAACCACTATACAAGTCCAGCTGGTGCTCCCGCCCCCTCTGCAGGCCTTCTGCCTAACGGCAGAAAGCCTTTGAAGCGTTGGGCATGGCGCCGGGCTCCGCCCGGCGCGGATCTAGCCGCCAAGTGGGTCTCGCCATCGAAATAGTTGGGGCAAGGAGAAAAAATAGAAATCTGCTGAGAAGCGGTTCAGGGGCAGGTCTGCCCTGAACGCGCCCGGTCAATTTTTACAAGAATACCCCGCCTCAAGGGTAAACCGCGCAGATGCGCGGCGGCTTTGCCGCCCTTGACCCGGGACGCGAGGTCCACCGCGCGAAATCTCAAACACTGCCGCGCCGCGCGTAAGCGCGGCGCCACCCCCAACGGGGGAGGATCAATCTTTGATTGTTCCGAGACGGGCGGGAGCCCCCCCCTTTTATTGAAAGGGGCCTGCTGACCTATTCACCGAGTTTGGCGTGCACTTCGTCGAGATCAATTTCCCCAGTGGGCATCTTGTTGGAAGGGTCTTCAAAATCGTATTTGAATAGGTCGAAATCGCGTTTGTAGATCTCGTAAATCAGGTGCATCGACAGATCGTCAAAATAGTCCTCAACCGGATGCGCCCGTTTGGGACCATGGCCTTCGCTTTCGTTAAAGCGGGGGATATTGGCCAGGTCGACGGTATGAGGCGCCTCGATGGCGTCTAGCACCTCCTGCATGCCTCCGTTGAAATCCTCGGTCCAGAAGATCTTATTGTAGCGACCACCATTCCAGATGAAGGTCGAGACATGACCCGACATCGCAGACCAGTGGATATCGGGGTCCATCGGGCGGCGGAAGCGAATGCTGTCGCGCACAAACAGCAAAAACCGGCGAAAGCTCTGGATCTGGTCGAACTCCTGCTTGCCGTCCTCGCCGCCGACCTCGATGCCATATTCATTTATCAGTTTGGGTACCAGATTGCCGCGATAGCGTTTGCCGTTACGCTGGATGCCGCAGATCTTGTCAAAAAACGAGCTGAGCACCCGGGTATAGGGGTTACGCACGCAGGTAAACGCATAGGTGCGTTGGCCACGTACATTGCGGGTGATCGGCCCCTGGCTGTGCTCCAGCGCCCATTTGTGCAGCCCGTTCTGCGCATCATGGATATCGCCATCAAAGAATTTGCCATGATCCGAATAGTGCAGGATTTGGCCAATGGTCGAGCAGGCGCATTTGGGCACCACGCGATAAATCACGCTCTCGCTTTCGGTCATCCAAGTGCCCGGAAATCCCATGTAAGCCTTCCTCCAGTCGTGCCGCTTTGACGGTACAATCCACATCTAAGCATAAAATTCAAATAATCTGGTTTATTCAATGCGCTCGCGCCTTTATCAAGGAGACAATCGAGCTGAAGCAAGGTGTATCGTCTCCAAAATGGCAAAAATTGCGTATATCCTGCTCTGCCACAAGGATCCCGAAGCGATCATCCAGCAGGCTGAACAGCTGACGGCGGTTGGCGACTACATGTCCATCCATTTTGACCGCCGTGCCAAACCAGAGGATTACGCCAGCATTCAAAAGGCATTGGCCGACAATCCAAACGTCTGTTTTGCCAAGACACGTATCAAATGTGGCTGGGGAGAGTGGTCCCTAGTGCAGGCCACCCTGCACGCGCTGCACAGCGCCATCGAAGAATTTCCGCGCGCCACACATTTTTACATGCTGTCTGGCGACTGTATGGCGATCAAGACTGCCGAATACGCCCATGACTTCCTGGACCGTAATGACTGCGATTTCATCGAAAGCTTTGATTTCTTCGGCAGCGACTGGATCAAGACCGGCATGAAAGAAGAACGGCTGACCTATCGCCACTTCTTCAATGAACGCAAAAACAAGGCGCTGTTCTATGCCAGTGTGAACCTGCAAAAAAAACTGGGGCTGAGGCGAGAGATTCCCGGTGATCTTCAGGTGCAGATCGGCAGCCAATGGTGGTGCCTGCGCCGCCGCACAGTGGAATGTATCTTTGACCTGCTTGCCGAGCGCAAAGACATCATCCGCTTCTTCCAGACCACCTGGATTCCGGATGAGACCTTTTTTCAAACTCTGGTGCGTCACCTGGTTCCGGGATCCGAGATCGACAGCCGCACCCTGACCTTTTTAATGTTTACCGATTACGGCATGCCGGTGAATTTCTACAATGATCACTATGACTTGCTGCTCAGCCAGGACTTTCTCTTTGCCCGTAAAATCAGCCCGGATGCCAAAGAGCTGAAACTGCGCCTGGGGCGCCTTTATGCAGCGCAAGGCGTGAGCTTTCAGATCTCCAACGAGGGCCGCAGCCTTTACAATTTCCTGGTGAAGCGCGGCCGCATTGGCCGACGGTTTGCCACCCGATTCTGGGAAAAGGAAAGCTCGCTTGGGCGCGAGCGCGAACTGATGATCGTGGTCTGCAAGAAATGGCACGTTGCCAAGCGCCTGATCGAACAGCTGCGCCAAAGCACCAATATCCCCGCAATTGATTATCTGTTCCACGAAGAAGGCACGCCGCTGCCGGACCTGGGCGGTATTCAGGCCTCCCTGAGCAAGCGTACCCGGCACCGGCGAGCGCTGATGCGGATGTTGTTTGAATATTTTGACACCAACCGCCTGATCATCTGCATGGACCCGTCCGCCTTGGAGCTGATGAATGACTTCAACTCTGATCGTTCGACCACCCGCACGTTGCAGATCGAATGCGATTTCTCAGATGACTATCTGATTGGCCATGCCCATCGGGTCGGGCTCGCCGGGGAGCGTACGCCGCAACAGTCGCTGGAACGGCTTCTGCCGACAATCCGCAATGACATTGTCTACGAATCCGACCGCATTCGCGATTCCGGCTATTCCAATTACACGATCATT from Phaeobacter sp. G2 encodes the following:
- a CDS encoding beta-1,6-N-acetylglucosaminyltransferase, which gives rise to MAKIAYILLCHKDPEAIIQQAEQLTAVGDYMSIHFDRRAKPEDYASIQKALADNPNVCFAKTRIKCGWGEWSLVQATLHALHSAIEEFPRATHFYMLSGDCMAIKTAEYAHDFLDRNDCDFIESFDFFGSDWIKTGMKEERLTYRHFFNERKNKALFYASVNLQKKLGLRREIPGDLQVQIGSQWWCLRRRTVECIFDLLAERKDIIRFFQTTWIPDETFFQTLVRHLVPGSEIDSRTLTFLMFTDYGMPVNFYNDHYDLLLSQDFLFARKISPDAKELKLRLGRLYAAQGVSFQISNEGRSLYNFLVKRGRIGRRFATRFWEKESSLGRERELMIVVCKKWHVAKRLIEQLRQSTNIPAIDYLFHEEGTPLPDLGGIQASLSKRTRHRRALMRMLFEYFDTNRLIICMDPSALELMNDFNSDRSTTRTLQIECDFSDDYLIGHAHRVGLAGERTPQQSLERLLPTIRNDIVYESDRIRDSGYSNYTIIRESDSAEENADRLARFFSLPFETAKDLAQTPHLFAD
- a CDS encoding sulfotransferase family protein, whose product is MGFPGTWMTESESVIYRVVPKCACSTIGQILHYSDHGKFFDGDIHDAQNGLHKWALEHSQGPITRNVRGQRTYAFTCVRNPYTRVLSSFFDKICGIQRNGKRYRGNLVPKLINEYGIEVGGEDGKQEFDQIQSFRRFLLFVRDSIRFRRPMDPDIHWSAMSGHVSTFIWNGGRYNKIFWTEDFNGGMQEVLDAIEAPHTVDLANIPRFNESEGHGPKRAHPVEDYFDDLSMHLIYEIYKRDFDLFKYDFEDPSNKMPTGEIDLDEVHAKLGE